A window of Mustela erminea isolate mMusErm1 chromosome 19, mMusErm1.Pri, whole genome shotgun sequence genomic DNA:
ttttaaaaatgggaatgttACAAGGAGCACATGGAAagagccatcagggaaatgcaaattaaaaccacgatgagatatcatTACACACCTACTGGAAATGCTAAAAGTAGAAAGAGGGACAACAGCAAGTGCTGGCAAGGGAGTGCAAAAACGGACTGTTTCATTGCCGGTAGGAATGCAAAGTGGCAAAACCAacctggaaaacagtttggttgAGTCTTACAAAATGAAGTACATgacatatgacccagcaatcccactcctggggCTGGGTGTTTACCCAGATGAAACAAAACCTTGCGTTCCCCCAAAAACCTACACACAAACATTCACACCAGCTTtgtttgtaatagccccaaactggaaaccccCACGTGTGTGTGCGATTGAATGAACAATCATTTATCCCACACACCAGGGAATACTGCCCAGCAAAATCATGGAAGAAACTCTTGATTCACACACAACTTAGATGGATCTGAGGGGCACTCTGCTGTCACAACAGTTAATCTCAAAAGGTACATCGTAGGAAATTCCATTTATAGGACATTcttgaaaagacaaaatgatagccacagagaacagatcagtggttgccaggcaAGAATTCCGGGTGGAGGGAAAATGAGACTATACAGGGGTAGCACGAGGGAGTTTGCTCTGGGTGGTAGACCCATTCTGGTCCTGACTGTGGTGGTAATTTCATGAATCTATATACGTCTTAAAATTAACAGACCTGTATGTGCATTACACACCCACAGTCAAGTTtatataattaagtaaaattaagaaaaattaagttcAATTAAGAAACCACTAAAAAACGATGGTATTTCCCATCAAGTCAAAGTTCAGTCCCTTCTGTGTTCCCAGAGACCACCCCCTCTTATGATGCAGGGGTCTAGTATTATTTTGAGGTTTTCTGATTTgcatggctctttttttttttttaagattttatttattcatttgacacagagagatcacaagtaggcagagaggcaggcagagagagagagagaggaggaagcaggctccccgcggagcagagaacccgatgcgggactcgatcccaggaccctgagatcatgacctgagccgaaggcagcggcttaacccactgagccacccaggcgcccacatggCTCTTTTTTTGAAGGACCCGCTAGtctgtatcttttttcttctctggctACTATGTTCTGCCTGGAGaccattttcattctttagtTAATTACtaacaacagaaaaaagacatcTAAACAAAAACATGGGACAAAAGACTAGTAATGCACCCACTGCTCTGTGGAAGAGCTCAGCCCACCAAAGAAACATCTGCGTACCTTTGTAGCTGTCAGCTGCAGACCATCCCCGTCCTTGAATTCACCTGTGTGAATTTCTCTCTTACCTGCTATGGCTGGGGCGGAAGAGGAGTTATTCTTAGTTGTCTTCTTTTAGGTGGACAGGACGAAATATCTTTTTGTAAAACTCTTTAGTGTGGACAACTTCAAACACACACCATGTGGTAGGCTGAATTAGGCATCCACCCACCCTCTTTGCCCCACCAAATGTCCGCATCCTCATCCCCTAGAACCTGGGAGTGTCACCCTCGgtggcaaaagggactttttGTGGGTGTGATTAAAGGAGGAGCATGAGAAAAGGAGATTGCCCTGGATCCAGTCTGACTGGATTCTAACTATAATCACAAGTGTCTTTATACGAGGGAGGTAGAGGGAGGTTTAACGACAGAGACAGGACAGTGACCCGAGCACAGAGGTAGAAAAGATGGAGTTAGGGCCACAAGGCAAGGAACGTGGGTGTGTCTAGAAGCTGAGACTAGGCCAGGAAACAGACTGTCGCTGGGTGCCTTCCGAGGAAATGAACCTTGGCAGACAAACTTTAGCTCGGGGAAATGGATTTCCAACTTCTGGCCTTCAGAGCTGTaagagaaatttgttttgttttcagtcacCAAGCTTGTCATGGTTTGTTAcaacagccacaggaaactacTACGCACTACATACACCAAAGTGGAGAATGTGGGGTGATCGAGTAATGGACCCGGGGTTGTAATGGGACTTTTGTGGGCCCTAAGAATTTTTGTCCGATAAGAATCATATCAAGATTATATGCATGAGCTTCCCCGAAATagtaaaagttatattttatgaCCATGTGGTATAAAGAATATATTCTAGGCTGGACTAGTCACTATATTCACCGTTCTTCCTGAGTGATTAGAAAAGACAttaaacattattgaaagaaaccCCTTTCTCCAAAAAGTTTCATTGGCCCTGCGCTCTGTTTCTGGCACGTGATGGAGATGTCAACCCCAGATGGGCCATGAGTGCCTGACGCATAGCGAGAATCCATTCCGGATTCTCCCCTCGGTAATCACACACACGCTCACAAGTAGGGCCTGGGCTTTAAGTACTCTCCCCCCACCAACTGTacctataatatttttaattttttactgagatataattgattaTGTGAACTGATATTATGTCAgtatcaggtgtacaacataatgattcaatatatgtatatattgtaaaacGATCAactacaataagtctagttaacatccatcgcCACaagttaaagatattttttcttgtgatgagttGCTCTCTTGGCAACTTCTGCATATACAACACGGTATTATCTACTGTAGCCCCTCTGCTGCACATTATAGGCCCAGGACTtgttttacaactggaagtttgtaccttttgacctccTTCATCTATTatatcccccccacacacccacatgcCCCTGGCAAAGCATccagactcttctttttttagatatAAACCCAGATCCACTGCCTCAACGAAAACCATTAGCAACAACCCCTCAACAGCAGTAAAGGGCCGGCTGGCAGTCATATTtagcattattattttctctctctttgctggtTAGACGACAGATGTGGGTCCCCACATCCCACTCATTGCCCCACACTGTCCACAGAATAATCAGAGCCCTGGTCAGCAGGACTCTGGGGACATTTTTTGTGTTTGGAGCTATAGAGAAGGCTCAGAGATGTCCTAGTTTCTGTGCCTGGCCCAAGTGTGTTTGTCGCTATTTTCAGACGTCTCTGGATGGTGGCCCACTCCTCCAAGTCAGGGGAACTAACATGCCCTAACATGCCCCCACCCCacgaacacatacacacacaggtcCTGGGCCTTCTCTCTCAATCCCTTACCATCCATGGTCATGGTCTCGGACCACAATGGTCAGGtaccaggaagagggagagggactcctgccttcctccttacAGATGGCAGCCCCTCTGGTGACTATTATAGAATTCAACCAATGTTTGTCTTACAATGGAAACTAGTatttagtaagaaaaagaaaatcaataattcAGCCAATCACACCATCCACATATTCCCAGCTTGAAAGTGAAGAACCTCATACCTTAATTCTCTCCCACCACACCCCATCACCACCTCTCCCTCCATCAGTCCCTAGTGCCCAGCAGTCCCAGCCTGTGCCTTTGGGGGGGCCCTTTATCCCCACACCTGTATCCCTGGTGAGTGAGAGCTGCAGAAAGCAGAGACCAACCCAAGACAGGCCTTTCTGACAAGAGCTTGACCTCCTGGTTGATTCTCATCACTTCTTGTTTTCCCAGCACACTTTCTCAAATATCATCCATTTGCCAAGCCCTTTCCAGGTGCCTGGCTCTAATTATGCTGTGCAGATATGCCTTttcaggcccagagagggaaagccCCTTGCCCAGGGCCACCCAGCAAGTAGGGCTAGCTGGGATGCAAACCAAGGCCATACATTTCAGATCCTCACTCTTTAGTGGCAAGCTCTGAGAGACTCCACTTTGCGTGGGATGTGTGCCTGTTGGTGGGATGGGTGATAGGAACGCTTTGGTGACACGTGAGACGTGGAGCCCCACTGCTGCTCATCACCCTCTGGGGGACTTGTTCTCAGGCACAGTGCAGCTGGGAGGCACAGGTCAGAATCCCACAGGTGATACTGACCTCAGGTGATATTGACCTGACATAGGGCCTGGGACTCCGTTTAATGGCATGTCGCTGCTGTGAAATCCTCAGTGGTTTTCGAGTGAGAGTGTACAAgtctgggttttccacagaaacaAAGCCAGTAGGACTTATATAGACATAAAGAGAGATGTATTAAAAGGAACTAGCTCACACAACCATGGAGGCCAAGGAGTCCCTGATGTGCTGTCTGTAAGCTGGAGACCCCAGAAAGCCATCTCCAGGACAGGGGAACTCCATCTCAGGCCCAAAAGTCTAGACCAGAGGAGTCTCAGTCTGAGCCCAAAGCCCAAGAATCAAGGAGGGGTCCAATGTGAGGGCTGAAGGCGGCTATCCCAGCTCAAGCAGAGAGCACAACTGCACCCTTCTGGCTTTGTGCTCATCTTGGGCCCTCGAcggattaggtgaggcccacccacaccagTGAGGATGATGTTTACTCACACAGCCAGTACAAAAGCTAATCTTTCCTGGAGACAGCCCCCGCTCCAAATCCCAAAAATGATACTTTACCAGCTATTGGGCCATCCGTTAGCTCAGTCACATTGACTCCTAGAACTAACCATTGCAAAGGGGCCTTGAGTTTTCATTCTGCACAGGGGGCCCCTCGATTTATATCTCCAGTCCTAGTAACAGCCCTCTGCCAGTGCACCTTTGGGGtgcaaaaattaaacacaaaatggaGACCAGACTTGAACATCCCCTGAAGAGTCAAAACCACTTACCACATAAGTGAGACTTCGTTTGGTGTGTTCTGCAAAACAAGCAAAACATAAGCTGGGCCACCTCAGTAAAGAAACTTAAGTTCTCTTCCTAAATGCAGTGTAAGCTAATCACTCTGAGCTAGCCCCTGCTGTCTGGAAACCCCCTTTTTAATAACCACCCCCAAGAAAGTTAAACGACCTTCTCATTTTCACTGTATAAGCCCTCAGGCTTGGCATCAGCCCTGGATTTGGAAAGCTCCCAGTTCGTAGGCTACTCTTATTTGCACAATAAACTCTTACTAAATACTGTTTATCggtttggtggctttttttttttttttggcacctttttggggggttggggaggagtgGTGGCTTTAGTTTTACATTCCTGGATTTTTGAAGGGAGGCAATGCTGTCCCTCTGCTGTGGTGGCTCAGCGTGGGGCAGTTGCTGAGCAGGACTGTGTTTGCCATTCCAGGCATCGGAGCTGGGGCTCCCCCAGGAGGGCGAGTGGCTGCAGCCTTCCCAGCCCCAGCGGAGTCCCCACACCAGGGCGGGGGCTGAGGCATCCTGCACCCTGGGCTCACTCGGTGAGTGTTTGGGTTCTATGGCAATCCTGAGGGCTGGGAATGGATTTAAGGTCCGGTGAGGGTTAGATTTTGCTGATGGCAGTGTTGGGGGGTTTTGGTGCCGAACGCTATACTTTCGCCCCAGAAACTGTGCACACCAGGACTGGGGACTGACTGGTAGtgcaccccctcctccctcccgcaACAGCCACTCAATCGTTTCCACCCCCTGACCAGGGCTTCAGCCTCCTAGCATGCAGACAGACAGACCGAAGATGCTGCAGCAGGAGGTCCCCTCAGCGGCCCACccaggtgaggacaaaggggccCAGGGCCAAGggatctgccccccccccaccccatccctttatcttaggaaaggaTTGAAGGCACTAAGGCCCTACCAAGTAGTGTCTCTGCAGTCCCTAGGAGGAGGGGAACAGGAAGATGCCCAGGGTGtggcctccagcccctgccccttcacTAACAATTAACCctttcccctcaccctccccaggcccaggctgCTTGCCTCTGAAGCCTAGTATCTGGGATGAACCTCCCTGCGGGCCGGCTGGGGACGGAGCCCTGAGGAACAGACACTCCCTCCCCAGGCAGGCCCAGGACGCTGCCCAGGCAGAAGGGAGTGCCTGGAAGGCAGAGGCCGCCCCCAGGGACACTGTGCTTCAGGGCACTGGAGGCCAAGGGCGTGCTCCCGAGGGTCCCCCACAGCCGAGCCCTCAGCCTGGCCGGGTTGCAGAATCCACCCTCCCCAGTGCTCAGAGTGGCAGTCCCCAAAAGGGTCTTGGGGACAGCGATGCCAGCAGTACCCACCTGCCCTTACTCAAAGACCCCAAAGCCTCCCCTGAAGAGGCGGGGCAACCGATGGCTGCTGCCCCCTCCTCGGGGAGCTCAGCGGTGCCCCAAGTTCCCCCAGGGGCGCGGCCCTTCACATGTGCCGAGTGCGGGGAGGTTTTCATCTGGGTCACCCACTTCATTGAGCACCAGAAATGCCACCTGGATGAGGGGCCCTTCTCGTGCCCCGACTGCGGCAAGGCCTTTCTGCACGCCTCGGTGCTGGAGGAGCATCGGAAGATCCATCTGCTGCAGCCGCCGCGCAAGAGGCCCCGGCGGGTCAGGGGCGAGGGGCCCGGGGAGGCCCGCCGGTTGGAGGCGGCAGGCCGAGGGCCCCGCGCCCGAAACGCGAATGGAGGCCGGCGCCGGGAGTCCTCCAGCCGCGAGCGGCCCTTCGAGTGCGGCGTCTGCGGGAAGGCCTTCCCCTGGATGGTCCACCTCCTCGACCACCAGAAACTGCACGCCACGCAGTGAGCGGACGCGGGGCCCCGGGTGACGGCGACCCCCCGCGGACTCGTCCTGCCGGCGACCCGGGACCCGCCACCCTCGTGGcgtcccctcccccccgcccagaGACGCCACCCTCGGCGGGCTTGTCCTGCGGGGCGACTCGAGACCCGCTGTCCCCTCCACCGAGTCCCCCGGGTGACAGCCCACATCGGCAGACTCGTCCTGCAGGGGATGCGGCAGCTGCCACCCCCGCTGCCGCGTCCCCCAGGCGATAGCGACCCCCGGCAGACTCGTCCTGCGGGGCGACCCGGGACCTGCCACCCCCCGCCGCCGCGTCCCCCTGGCAATAACGACCCCCCGCAGACTCGTCCTGCGGGGCGACCCGGGACCTGCCGCGTCTCCCGGGCGTCGCCGCGCCTGGCCCTTACCCCGGGTGACAGCGACCCTCGGCAGACTCGTCTTGCGGGGCGGTCCGGGACCCGCCGTCCCCGCCGCCACGACTCCTGGGTGTCGCCCCGCCTGCCGCTTACCCTGGGTGACACCGACCACGGTAGACTCCCACTGCGGGGCTGCCGGGGGCCCGCCGCGTTTCCCTCGTGTCTCCGCGCCTGCCGCGTCCCCCGACTGACAGCGAACCCCGAAGGGCCCGTCCTGCAGAACAACCGGGACCCGCCACCCCCGCCGCCGCGTTCCCCGGGCGACAGCGACCCCTGGCGGACTCGTCCTGCAGGCGACCCAGACCCGCCGCGTCTCCGGGAGTCGCCGCACCCAGCCCTTACCCCGGGTGACCGCGACCTCCAAAGGGCTCGTCCTGCGGGGCGACCCGCAACCCGCTGCGTCTCTCGCGTGTCGCCGTGCCTGCCGCGTCCCCCGAGTGACAGCGACCCTCAAAGGGCTCGTCCTGGGGACCACCCGGGACCCGCCACCCCCGCCGCCGCATTCCGCGGGTGACAGAGACCCCCGAAGGGCTCGTCCTGCGGACGACCCGGGATGCTCCGCGTCTCCTGCGTGTCTCCGCGCCTGCCGCGTCCCCCGACTGACAGCGAACCCCGAAGGGCC
This region includes:
- the ZSCAN1 gene encoding zinc finger and SCAN domain-containing protein 1, translated to MLPLPKALASPKNTQILAPGQQDGAPEPPIPGDTEACRLRFRQFQYRVAGGPHHALGHLWMLLRQWLRPEAHSKEQIMELLVLEQFLGALPSKMRTWVQSQGPRTCKEAATLVEDLIEMSQQEVLVSLTEHQDKSNREEDDGMSPKSRKDPSQASELGLPQEGEWLQPSQPQRSPHTRAGAEASCTLGSLGLQPPSMQTDRPKMLQQEVPSAAHPGPGCLPLKPSIWDEPPCGPAGDGALRNRHSLPRQAQDAAQAEGSAWKAEAAPRDTVLQGTGGQGRAPEGPPQPSPQPGRVAESTLPSAQSGSPQKGLGDSDASSTHLPLLKDPKASPEEAGQPMAAAPSSGSSAVPQVPPGARPFTCAECGEVFIWVTHFIEHQKCHLDEGPFSCPDCGKAFLHASVLEEHRKIHLLQPPRKRPRRVRGEGPGEARRLEAAGRGPRARNANGGRRRESSSRERPFECGVCGKAFPWMVHLLDHQKLHATQ